In Paraburkholderia terrae, a genomic segment contains:
- a CDS encoding cupin domain-containing protein codes for MSQIITQAPTAPEGYFESLHARALSPGWAKKAPQMWPTPRPRFVPAVWRYADARAALDAACAFVSPEQAERRNLIMVDPIADNIYPTCRHLVAAYQLVLPGETARSHRHSPNALRLILDAGERTFTIVNGVRIDVMPGDVVLTPSWHWHGHSNFGDEAAFWIDFLDVPLVQNLECMFFEDHPQRNEPVTAHEPDSPMRFKAADLERGAYENGTFDLATDSLKTIGVQSIGLVRGARQESRPRIDNSLYTVMSGEVRFTVDQLGTVELTRGDVIVIPCWHAFTIESQSARAQLVRVSDEPALRALGFRDVTLA; via the coding sequence ATGTCACAGATCATCACGCAGGCGCCCACTGCGCCCGAAGGTTATTTCGAGAGCCTGCACGCCCGCGCGCTGTCGCCGGGCTGGGCGAAGAAGGCACCGCAGATGTGGCCGACGCCGCGCCCGCGCTTCGTGCCGGCAGTCTGGCGTTATGCGGATGCGCGTGCCGCGCTCGATGCTGCGTGTGCTTTCGTGTCGCCCGAGCAAGCCGAGCGGCGCAACCTGATCATGGTCGATCCGATCGCCGACAACATCTATCCAACCTGCCGCCATCTGGTGGCCGCCTATCAACTGGTGTTGCCGGGCGAGACGGCGCGTTCGCACCGTCATTCGCCCAACGCGCTGCGGCTCATTCTGGATGCCGGTGAACGCACGTTCACGATCGTCAACGGCGTGCGAATCGACGTGATGCCGGGTGATGTGGTGCTCACGCCGTCGTGGCATTGGCACGGTCATAGCAATTTCGGCGACGAAGCGGCTTTCTGGATCGACTTCCTCGACGTGCCGCTGGTGCAGAACCTCGAATGCATGTTCTTCGAGGATCACCCGCAGCGCAACGAACCCGTCACGGCGCATGAGCCCGATTCCCCGATGCGCTTCAAGGCTGCTGACCTGGAGCGTGGCGCGTACGAAAACGGCACCTTTGATCTCGCCACCGATAGCCTGAAAACCATCGGCGTGCAGTCCATCGGGCTGGTGCGCGGCGCACGGCAAGAGTCGCGTCCGCGCATCGACAACAGCCTCTATACGGTAATGAGCGGCGAAGTGCGTTTCACCGTCGATCAGCTAGGCACCGTCGAGCTTACGCGTGGCGACGTGATCGTAATTCCTTGCTGGCATGCGTTCACCATCGAGAGCCAGTCTGCGCGTGCGCAACTGGTGCGCGTCAGTGATGAGCCGGCATTACGCGCACTCGGCTTTCGCGACGTCACGCTGGCTTGA
- a CDS encoding acyl-CoA dehydrogenase family protein produces MKFSEEQGMLRDMVRRVADEQVRPLVAGMEETREFPDALVEIFGDLGLLQMWVPDEYGGPGGDLTSVCIAKEEIGKVSLAASTLCANNSIGLILPLLHFGTDAQKARYLPEAAKGRTISSVAITEPEAGSDVSAIRTTARRDGCSYVINGQKSWITWAAQAHYMLVFARTSEGRGHEGISVFLVDTKTTGLTVGRKEVKMGRHGSPTYQVFFENMRVDADCLLGEEGNGFKACMKILDLNRPSVAASSLGLAQAALDESIRYARDRRQFGKRIGDFQAIQFKLADMAMKIEAARTLLYTSTQEIDAGDTSRLTLLSSMAKCFVTDVAMEAALEAVQVHGSYGYSTEYPVERFMRDAKLNQILEGTNEIHRLIIARQLLGK; encoded by the coding sequence GTGAAGTTCAGTGAAGAACAGGGGATGCTGCGCGACATGGTGCGGCGTGTCGCCGACGAGCAGGTGCGCCCGCTCGTCGCCGGGATGGAAGAGACGCGTGAGTTTCCGGATGCGCTCGTCGAGATATTCGGCGATCTCGGTCTCCTGCAGATGTGGGTGCCCGACGAATACGGCGGACCCGGCGGCGACCTGACGTCCGTGTGTATCGCGAAAGAGGAAATCGGCAAGGTGTCGCTCGCGGCATCGACGCTGTGCGCGAACAACTCGATTGGACTGATTCTGCCGCTGCTGCATTTCGGCACCGATGCGCAGAAGGCGCGCTATCTGCCCGAAGCCGCCAAAGGCCGCACGATTTCATCGGTGGCGATCACCGAGCCCGAAGCCGGATCGGATGTGTCCGCCATCCGCACCACCGCGCGGCGCGACGGCTGCTCGTATGTGATCAACGGACAAAAGAGCTGGATCACCTGGGCCGCGCAGGCGCACTACATGCTGGTGTTCGCTCGCACGTCGGAAGGGCGAGGCCACGAAGGCATCAGCGTGTTCCTCGTCGATACGAAGACGACGGGGCTGACGGTTGGCCGCAAGGAAGTGAAGATGGGGCGGCATGGCTCACCCACTTATCAGGTGTTCTTCGAGAACATGCGCGTCGATGCCGATTGCCTGCTCGGCGAAGAAGGCAATGGCTTCAAGGCGTGCATGAAGATTCTCGATCTGAACCGGCCTTCCGTCGCGGCGTCATCGCTGGGGCTGGCGCAGGCTGCGCTGGACGAATCAATCCGCTATGCGCGCGATCGCCGCCAGTTCGGCAAGCGGATCGGCGATTTTCAGGCGATCCAGTTCAAGCTCGCCGACATGGCGATGAAGATCGAAGCCGCCCGCACCTTGCTCTACACCAGCACGCAGGAAATCGACGCGGGCGACACCAGCCGTCTCACGCTGCTTTCGTCGATGGCGAAATGCTTCGTGACCGATGTCGCGATGGAAGCCGCACTCGAAGCGGTTCAGGTTCACGGCTCGTACGGCTACTCGACCGAGTATCCCGTCGAGCGCTTCATGCGCGACGCAAAGCTGAACCAGATTCTCGAAGGCACCAACGAAATCCATCGGCTGATCATTGCCCGGCAGCTGCTGGGCAAATGA
- a CDS encoding aldehyde dehydrogenase family protein yields the protein MTTSFHPALGEAARSFLAREHQLLIDGQMVASEGGQRTDIIDPATGEVIATVAEATAIDVDRAVVAARCALEGPWHKVTPAQRTRMMLRFAELIEANGEELAQLECLNSGKPLPFCRNGDVAGIAEMLRYMAGWTTKMGGETPNVSLAGEWHAYTLREPVGVVGQIIPWNFPLNMAMWKIAPALAAGCTVVMKPSEQTPLTALRLGELALDAGIPPGVLNIVTGFGTPVGSAIAAHPGVDKVAFTGSGETGRRILQAASGNLKRVSLELGGKSPVIVFDDANLEAAAAGVCSSIFFHAGQICAAGSRLYVHQRAYEPLLELIAKRANSMKMGHGLDAGTEMGPVISRRQLDRVAGYIRSGQEEGATLYAGGVASHERGFFVQPTVLTNVKPGMKVHDEEIFGPVLCAMSFDDDDLDSIAATANTSTYGLASSIWTRDIGRAHKMARRMQAGIVNVNALSSPDATLPYGGYKQSGWGRERGFEAIELYTEVKAVAINLNT from the coding sequence ATGACGACGAGTTTTCATCCGGCGCTAGGTGAAGCGGCGCGAAGCTTTCTTGCCCGCGAACATCAGCTGTTGATCGATGGGCAGATGGTCGCTTCAGAAGGCGGCCAGCGCACCGACATCATCGATCCAGCGACGGGCGAGGTGATCGCCACCGTGGCCGAGGCAACCGCGATCGACGTCGATCGTGCTGTCGTAGCGGCACGATGCGCGCTGGAAGGTCCGTGGCACAAGGTCACGCCAGCGCAGCGCACGCGCATGATGCTGCGCTTTGCGGAGCTGATCGAAGCCAACGGCGAGGAACTCGCACAACTCGAATGTCTGAACAGCGGCAAGCCGTTGCCGTTCTGCCGCAACGGCGACGTGGCGGGCATTGCCGAGATGCTGCGCTACATGGCGGGCTGGACGACCAAGATGGGCGGTGAAACGCCGAATGTCTCGCTGGCGGGGGAATGGCACGCGTACACGTTGCGCGAACCCGTCGGCGTGGTGGGCCAGATCATTCCGTGGAATTTCCCGCTCAACATGGCGATGTGGAAGATTGCGCCCGCGCTCGCGGCCGGTTGCACGGTGGTGATGAAACCGTCGGAGCAGACGCCGTTGACGGCACTGCGTCTGGGCGAACTCGCGCTGGACGCTGGGATTCCGCCGGGCGTGCTCAACATCGTGACTGGCTTCGGCACTCCCGTCGGCTCCGCGATTGCGGCGCACCCCGGCGTCGACAAGGTGGCCTTCACGGGCTCGGGCGAAACGGGGCGGCGCATCCTCCAGGCGGCAAGTGGGAATCTCAAGCGCGTGTCGCTGGAACTGGGTGGCAAGTCGCCCGTCATCGTGTTCGACGATGCGAATCTGGAGGCCGCCGCAGCGGGCGTCTGCTCATCGATCTTCTTTCACGCCGGGCAGATTTGTGCGGCAGGCTCGCGCCTGTATGTCCACCAGCGCGCATACGAACCGCTGCTGGAACTGATTGCGAAGCGCGCCAACAGCATGAAGATGGGCCACGGTCTCGATGCCGGCACGGAAATGGGCCCTGTCATTTCGCGGCGGCAACTGGATCGTGTGGCGGGCTATATCCGTAGCGGACAGGAAGAAGGCGCGACGCTCTACGCCGGAGGCGTTGCCTCGCACGAACGTGGATTTTTCGTGCAGCCGACTGTGCTGACGAATGTAAAGCCAGGCATGAAAGTTCACGACGAAGAAATCTTCGGGCCGGTGCTGTGCGCGATGTCGTTCGATGACGACGACCTCGACAGCATCGCCGCCACCGCGAACACCTCCACTTATGGGCTCGCCTCCAGCATCTGGACCAGGGACATCGGCCGGGCACACAAGATGGCGCGTCGTATGCAGGCGGGCATAGTCAACGTCAATGCGTTGTCGTCGCCGGATGCGACCCTGCCATATGGCGGATACAAGCAGTCGGGCTGGGGACGTGAGCGCGGCTTCGAGGCGATCGAACTCTACACCGAGGTCAAGGCGGTGGCGATCAATCTGAACACCTGA
- a CDS encoding enoyl-CoA hydratase/isomerase family protein, which yields MTGSIDYLAKDGRAYITINRPEKKNAMTSAMLDQLMEGYDRAEADDDVRVVVLRSAGDDFSTGHDLAEVGTEYGATTYDDKGRPRKPSQRARLQHDKRYIERFERVFRFLKPTLSLVKGYCLGAGLYLAEGSDLVIAADTAKMGHPEQKLGLSGAAYFAAWEIMVMGPRKARELLLMADVWDAQTCVANGLVNKVVPVASLDEAGEEWAERIVRLPRDGIAVGKAATHLAMDSLGISSQFAYGHVLHALATNVRYEADEYNFMKQRRDKGVRASNHEREAFYTEKEKA from the coding sequence ATGACAGGCAGCATCGATTACCTCGCAAAGGACGGCCGGGCCTACATCACGATCAATCGCCCGGAAAAGAAAAACGCGATGACGAGCGCGATGCTCGATCAACTGATGGAAGGCTATGACCGTGCCGAAGCCGACGACGACGTGCGCGTGGTCGTGTTGCGCAGCGCGGGCGACGATTTCAGCACCGGACATGATCTCGCCGAAGTCGGTACCGAATATGGCGCGACGACTTACGACGACAAGGGCCGTCCGCGCAAGCCGAGCCAACGTGCGCGGCTCCAGCACGACAAACGCTATATCGAACGTTTCGAGCGCGTGTTCCGTTTTCTGAAGCCGACGCTTTCGCTGGTGAAGGGCTACTGCCTCGGTGCCGGTCTTTATCTCGCGGAAGGCTCGGACCTCGTGATCGCCGCCGATACGGCGAAGATGGGCCACCCTGAACAGAAGCTCGGGCTGTCAGGCGCTGCCTATTTCGCTGCCTGGGAAATCATGGTGATGGGGCCGCGCAAGGCGCGCGAACTGTTGCTGATGGCCGATGTCTGGGACGCACAGACGTGTGTTGCGAACGGTCTCGTCAACAAGGTGGTGCCAGTTGCGTCGCTCGACGAAGCCGGCGAGGAATGGGCCGAACGCATCGTGCGACTGCCGCGCGATGGTATCGCGGTCGGCAAGGCCGCTACGCATCTGGCGATGGATTCGCTCGGTATCTCGAGCCAGTTTGCTTACGGTCATGTGCTGCACGCACTCGCGACCAACGTGCGCTACGAAGCCGACGAATACAACTTCATGAAGCAGCGCCGCGACAAAGGTGTACGGGCATCGAACCACGAGCGTGAAGCGTTCTACACCGAAAAGGAAAAAGCATGA
- a CDS encoding CaiB/BaiF CoA transferase family protein, with protein sequence MKAALHGLKVLDFTQMMTGPFATMMLGDCGADVIKVEQPEGDPFRRSGETTLNGDGVFFLGVNRNKRGIALDLKTEEGRAAARALAAEADVLVENFRPGFTERVGIGYEALREINPRLVYCSISGFGRNGPDRNRPALDMIIQAISGVMQVTGTEESGPLKTGFPFSDLITALLAAIGILTALQARSKTGEGQRVDLSMLDASIFSQVPRDVYFDLTSKTPLRMGNQHWDIVPNNTYTTSDGRDIMIITINDKFWQVLCDALGAPELKTDQRFATKAARLANRDLVNETLSAIFATRDLVAWEEALSAAGAIYGAVRTWPEVFNDPHVVDNLLKTLPHPKGGHFKIINNPLSFSGTPTQILRSPPMLGEHNEEVLGRTGSAWPAAGA encoded by the coding sequence ATGAAAGCGGCGCTCCACGGTCTGAAAGTGCTCGACTTCACGCAGATGATGACGGGCCCGTTCGCGACGATGATGCTGGGTGATTGCGGCGCCGATGTGATCAAGGTCGAGCAGCCCGAGGGCGATCCGTTTCGCCGCTCCGGCGAAACCACGCTCAACGGCGACGGCGTGTTCTTCCTCGGTGTGAACCGGAACAAGCGCGGCATCGCGCTTGATTTGAAGACGGAAGAGGGGCGAGCAGCCGCGCGCGCACTGGCCGCCGAGGCCGATGTGCTGGTCGAAAATTTCCGGCCGGGATTCACTGAACGCGTCGGCATCGGCTACGAAGCGCTGCGGGAGATCAATCCGCGCCTCGTGTATTGCTCGATTTCGGGCTTTGGCCGCAACGGGCCCGACCGCAATCGTCCCGCCCTCGACATGATCATCCAGGCCATTTCCGGCGTGATGCAGGTCACGGGCACGGAGGAATCGGGTCCTTTGAAAACAGGCTTCCCGTTTTCGGACCTGATTACCGCGCTGCTGGCAGCGATCGGCATTCTCACTGCGTTGCAGGCGAGATCGAAGACGGGCGAGGGACAGCGCGTGGACCTGTCGATGCTAGACGCCAGTATCTTCAGCCAGGTGCCGCGCGACGTGTATTTCGACCTGACCTCGAAGACGCCGCTGCGAATGGGCAACCAGCATTGGGACATCGTGCCGAACAACACGTACACGACGTCCGATGGCCGCGACATCATGATCATCACGATCAACGACAAGTTCTGGCAGGTGCTCTGCGATGCGCTCGGCGCGCCCGAACTGAAGACCGACCAGCGCTTTGCCACCAAGGCGGCGCGGCTCGCCAACCGTGATCTTGTGAACGAAACGCTGTCCGCGATCTTCGCGACCCGCGACCTCGTCGCATGGGAAGAGGCGCTGTCCGCCGCAGGTGCGATCTACGGAGCAGTGCGTACCTGGCCAGAAGTGTTCAACGATCCGCATGTGGTCGACAACCTGTTGAAGACCTTGCCCCATCCGAAAGGCGGCCACTTCAAGATCATCAACAATCCGTTGAGCTTTTCGGGCACACCGACACAGATTCTTCGCTCGCCCCCGATGCTGGGTGAACACAACGAAGAAGTGCTGGGGCGGACGGGAAGCGCGTGGCCCGCGGCGGGCGCGTGA
- a CDS encoding NAD(P)/FAD-dependent oxidoreductase, producing MSDSKEGIVEGTCIIVGASHAAAQLAPSVRQEGWQGRIVVIGDEPHLPYHRPPLSKAYLLGEKNSHDLLIRTADAYEKFGIEFRLGERVASIDRVRKQVTLQDGSSLAYDKLALCTGTRVRTVDLPGAELTGVHYLRGIADIDCIRRHVNEGAHAEIVGGGYIGLETAAVLKRLGMRVTVLEMAPRVLARVTAPEVSAFFERVHREEGVDIRTGVCVERFEGNGHVERIVLRDGTVLPATLVVVGVGVMPNVELAQQAGLEVDNGIVVDACARTSDPDIVAAGDCTTHPSPYYGRIRLESVPNATEQAKAAAAAICGKDKPYRALPWFWSDQYDIKLQIAGLNAGYDQVVIRGQRDAGRSFTAFYLKQGRLVAADCVNRAQEFMVSKRLIAEGVAVDAARLGNEDFPLKSMFETVQQ from the coding sequence ATGAGCGACAGTAAGGAGGGCATCGTGGAGGGGACCTGCATTATTGTCGGCGCGAGTCACGCGGCGGCGCAACTGGCTCCGAGCGTGCGGCAGGAAGGCTGGCAAGGGCGAATCGTGGTGATCGGCGACGAGCCGCATCTGCCGTATCACCGGCCACCGTTGTCGAAGGCGTATCTGCTCGGTGAAAAGAACAGTCACGATCTGCTGATCCGCACGGCTGACGCCTATGAGAAGTTCGGCATCGAGTTTCGTCTGGGTGAGCGGGTGGCATCCATCGACCGTGTACGCAAGCAGGTGACGTTGCAGGACGGGTCATCACTGGCATATGACAAGCTCGCGCTTTGCACGGGCACACGCGTTCGCACGGTCGATCTGCCCGGCGCAGAGTTGACGGGCGTGCATTACCTGCGCGGCATCGCGGACATTGATTGTATCCGCCGCCATGTCAATGAAGGTGCTCATGCGGAGATCGTTGGCGGTGGCTATATCGGACTCGAAACGGCAGCCGTACTGAAGCGGCTCGGCATGCGCGTGACGGTGCTGGAGATGGCGCCACGCGTGCTCGCACGTGTCACCGCGCCTGAGGTGTCCGCATTTTTCGAGCGCGTGCATCGTGAAGAAGGCGTCGATATCCGCACGGGTGTCTGCGTCGAACGCTTCGAAGGGAACGGTCATGTCGAGCGGATCGTGCTGCGCGACGGTACGGTGTTGCCAGCCACGCTCGTTGTTGTCGGTGTCGGCGTGATGCCGAATGTCGAATTGGCGCAACAGGCGGGGCTGGAGGTCGATAACGGCATCGTTGTCGATGCGTGCGCGCGCACGTCCGACCCGGATATCGTCGCCGCGGGCGACTGCACGACGCATCCGTCGCCGTATTACGGGCGCATCCGCCTCGAGTCGGTGCCGAATGCTACCGAACAGGCCAAGGCCGCCGCGGCTGCGATATGCGGCAAGGACAAGCCGTATCGCGCGCTGCCCTGGTTCTGGTCGGATCAATACGACATCAAGTTGCAGATCGCCGGGCTCAATGCGGGCTACGACCAGGTGGTGATACGCGGCCAACGCGACGCGGGCCGCAGCTTTACTGCGTTCTACCTGAAGCAGGGCCGTCTGGTCGCGGCGGACTGCGTGAACCGCGCGCAGGAATTCATGGTCAGCAAGCGGCTGATTGCCGAGGGCGTAGCCGTCGACGCAGCACGCCTGGGTAACGAAGATTTTCCGTTGAAATCGATGTTCGAAACAGTGCAGCAGTAG
- a CDS encoding 2Fe-2S iron-sulfur cluster-binding protein, protein MPVVKYVQVSGEVTEVDVPLGSSVMQGAIDNMIAGIVAECGGACSCATCEVHVDDAWMGAVGEACDIEREMLEGLGEPRHNSRLSCQIEITPELDGLVVAIPG, encoded by the coding sequence ATGCCAGTCGTCAAATATGTTCAGGTCAGCGGCGAAGTCACCGAAGTGGACGTGCCGCTCGGAAGCTCAGTCATGCAGGGTGCCATCGACAACATGATTGCAGGCATCGTCGCGGAATGCGGCGGCGCATGCAGCTGCGCGACCTGCGAGGTTCACGTGGACGATGCGTGGATGGGTGCCGTCGGCGAGGCCTGCGATATCGAGCGTGAAATGCTGGAAGGTCTTGGCGAGCCGCGCCACAACAGCCGCCTGAGTTGTCAGATCGAGATCACGCCGGAGCTGGACGGTCTCGTCGTCGCGATTCCGGGCTGA